One genomic segment of Chitinophaga parva includes these proteins:
- a CDS encoding carboxypeptidase-like regulatory domain-containing protein, which yields MSVRLKTALLICMASMALVQAKAQVTVTGMVQDENKLVMPGTSVLNKTTGKRNYADAGGFYRIEAHRGDSLVFSFVGYITNTFAVNQSTGTLTRNIVLSKQERFLHGVEVKSQYTPYQLDSMDRRAQFQPWIEAKDIPLAGNSTPEGFGVSFSPITRFSKKEKEKRKFQKIYVQNEREKYIDSRYTPLLVSQVTGLKGDSLLRFMQKVRPQYEILRVQPSEEFIYWIADQYHAWIKKD from the coding sequence ATGAGCGTAAGACTGAAAACAGCCCTATTGATCTGCATGGCCAGCATGGCACTGGTACAGGCAAAAGCCCAGGTAACCGTGACCGGCATGGTGCAGGATGAGAACAAACTGGTGATGCCCGGGACGTCCGTGCTCAATAAAACAACCGGGAAACGCAATTACGCTGATGCCGGCGGCTTTTACCGCATAGAGGCCCACCGCGGAGACAGCCTGGTCTTTTCCTTCGTGGGCTACATTACCAACACGTTCGCGGTAAACCAGAGCACAGGCACCCTCACCCGGAATATCGTGCTCTCCAAACAGGAGCGTTTCCTGCATGGGGTAGAGGTGAAATCACAATACACGCCCTACCAGCTGGACTCCATGGACCGGCGCGCCCAGTTCCAGCCCTGGATCGAGGCCAAGGATATTCCTTTGGCGGGCAATTCCACCCCCGAGGGTTTTGGTGTTTCCTTCAGCCCCATTACCCGCTTCTCCAAAAAGGAAAAGGAAAAACGCAAGTTCCAGAAGATCTATGTGCAGAACGAGCGTGAAAAATACATTGACTCCCGCTACACGCCTTTGCTGGTAAGCCAGGTCACAGGCCTCAAGGGCGATTCCCTGCTGCGCTTCATGCAAAAGGTGCGGCCCCAGTACGAGATACTGCGCGTACAGCCCAGCGAGGAATTTATTTACTGGATAGCAGACCAGTATCACGCCTGGATCAAGAAAGATTAG
- a CDS encoding trypsin-like peptidase domain-containing protein, with the protein MKDDLNLIREIERYLEGEMSEQERSAFDALRRKDPAVDAEVARHQLFLQQFSDYGRRQQLQDNLQRIHSAIDMDRLREAVAPAGTALPASGKVISFRRRVFTGVAAAACIAIVSSLGTIAWTQHYARHNTNAQYEDVRRVLNTIQRSQNAIINDINSKNRAPLNPGNYGGTGFAISAKGYLVTNYHVIKGADSLYVQNSKGEFFKAITVMEDNTSDLAVLKISDSTFKGQPLPYSIQPQKVKLGEEVFTLGYPRDEIVYGKGYISAQTGFNGDTVAYQVSIPVNPGNSGGPLINNKGEVVGIISGKQTTADGIAFAVKSANLKRLLEKIPRDKVSRKEWSGHNHLDNLERQDQISKLEDYVYMVKVYNSH; encoded by the coding sequence GTGAAAGATGATCTGAACCTCATTAGGGAAATTGAACGCTACCTGGAAGGGGAAATGAGCGAGCAGGAGCGCAGCGCATTTGATGCACTGCGCAGGAAAGACCCGGCGGTAGATGCCGAGGTGGCCCGCCACCAGTTATTCCTCCAGCAGTTCAGTGATTATGGCCGCCGCCAGCAGTTACAGGACAACTTACAGCGCATTCACAGTGCTATAGATATGGACCGCCTGCGTGAAGCAGTGGCGCCCGCGGGTACGGCTTTGCCCGCATCCGGCAAGGTGATTTCCTTCCGCCGCCGCGTATTTACCGGCGTGGCAGCCGCCGCCTGCATTGCGATCGTGAGCTCCCTGGGCACCATCGCCTGGACCCAGCACTACGCCCGCCACAATACCAATGCCCAGTACGAGGACGTGCGCCGCGTGCTGAACACCATCCAGCGTTCCCAGAACGCCATCATCAATGATATTAACAGTAAGAACCGCGCCCCGCTGAACCCCGGCAATTACGGGGGCACCGGCTTTGCCATCTCTGCCAAGGGTTACCTGGTGACCAACTACCACGTGATCAAAGGCGCAGATTCCCTGTACGTGCAGAACAGCAAAGGCGAGTTCTTCAAGGCCATCACCGTGATGGAAGACAATACCAGCGACCTGGCCGTGTTAAAGATCTCCGACTCTACGTTCAAAGGACAGCCCCTGCCCTACTCCATCCAGCCCCAGAAGGTAAAGCTGGGTGAAGAAGTGTTCACCCTGGGCTACCCCCGTGATGAGATCGTTTATGGCAAGGGTTATATCAGCGCCCAGACCGGTTTTAACGGCGATACCGTGGCCTACCAGGTGTCTATCCCGGTGAATCCCGGCAACAGCGGTGGCCCCCTCATCAATAATAAAGGAGAAGTAGTAGGCATCATCAGCGGCAAGCAGACCACTGCAGACGGAATCGCCTTCGCGGTGAAGTCTGCCAACCTGAAACGCCTGCTGGAAAAGATCCCGAGGGATAAGGTGAGCCGCAAGGAATGGAGCGGCCATAACCACCTGGACAACCTGGAGCGCCAGGACCAGATCTCCAAGCTGGAAGATTATGTGTACATGGTAAAGGTGTACAACAGCCATTGA
- a CDS encoding RNA polymerase sigma factor encodes MKHQPHIERDKLLLEGLVSNKDNALEIIYLENFPVILRMILQHRGTEDDARDVFQDAMIVLFEKVQRGDFTLYSQLKTFLYSVCRHLWLKKMQGPQPVALLEGHEESPEIEDALEEKKRKDEQFHVMEKAMSSMGEPCKTILEAYYLQKRSMQEIAEKFGYTNAENAKNQKYKCLMRLKKMFFDQYKR; translated from the coding sequence GTGAAGCATCAACCGCACATAGAAAGGGATAAACTATTACTGGAAGGATTGGTGAGCAATAAGGATAATGCATTGGAAATCATTTATTTAGAAAATTTTCCCGTTATTCTTCGCATGATTTTACAACACCGCGGCACGGAAGACGATGCCCGGGATGTGTTCCAGGATGCCATGATCGTATTGTTTGAAAAGGTGCAACGGGGTGATTTTACCCTGTACAGCCAGCTCAAAACCTTTCTTTACTCCGTGTGCCGCCACCTGTGGCTGAAGAAAATGCAAGGCCCCCAGCCGGTAGCACTGCTGGAAGGCCATGAAGAAAGCCCGGAAATAGAGGACGCCCTGGAAGAGAAAAAGCGCAAGGACGAGCAGTTTCACGTAATGGAAAAGGCCATGAGCAGCATGGGCGAGCCGTGTAAGACCATCCTGGAAGCGTATTATTTACAGAAACGCTCCATGCAGGAGATCGCTGAGAAATTTGGCTACACCAATGCGGAAAACGCCAAGAACCAGAAGTATAAATGCCTGATGCGCCTTAAGAAAATGTTTTTTGACCAATATAAAAGATAA
- a CDS encoding cytochrome C551 — protein MKNFLKVGFFAIALGVFAVSCGSGAKTETADSTATSTTTVDSTVAAVKPDTAAAVPVDTAAAKADSTKK, from the coding sequence ATGAAAAATTTCCTGAAAGTTGGTTTCTTCGCTATCGCTCTGGGCGTATTTGCAGTATCTTGCGGTTCTGGTGCTAAAACCGAAACTGCTGATTCTACCGCTACTTCTACTACCACTGTAGATTCTACCGTTGCTGCTGTTAAGCCTGACACTGCTGCTGCTGTTCCCGTTGACACTGCTGCTGCTAAAGCTGATTCTACCAAGAAATAA
- a CDS encoding prephenate dehydratase produces the protein MRIAIQGFEGCFHQIAAQSYYGKDTTIEACASFGELVKKVRTEKTVDAGIMAIENSIAGSILPNYTLLKNSGLHVIGEIYLQIRQHLMVLPGQTMDDIREVHSHPMALLQCLQFLEKYPHIKLVETEDTALSAKNVHSKKLKSTAAIAGKLAAEIYGLDIIAPNIQTEKNNYTRFLAISKVPVAPAENANKASVYFETDHSIGSLAKVLTSIADAGINLSKLQSFPIPAKQWNYYFHADMEFNDLAHFEKAKEVILKDAPGMKVLGIYQKGDTH, from the coding sequence ATGCGTATCGCCATTCAAGGATTCGAAGGCTGTTTTCACCAGATCGCAGCGCAAAGCTATTACGGAAAAGATACTACCATTGAGGCCTGCGCCTCTTTTGGAGAACTGGTGAAGAAAGTAAGGACGGAAAAGACGGTGGATGCAGGCATCATGGCCATTGAAAATTCTATTGCAGGCAGCATTTTACCCAACTACACCCTGCTCAAAAATTCAGGGCTGCACGTGATCGGTGAAATATACCTGCAGATCCGTCAACACCTGATGGTGCTGCCCGGGCAAACGATGGACGATATCCGCGAAGTGCATTCACACCCCATGGCGCTGCTGCAATGCCTGCAGTTCCTGGAAAAATATCCCCACATTAAACTGGTAGAAACAGAAGATACAGCCCTCAGCGCCAAAAATGTGCACAGCAAAAAACTGAAAAGCACCGCTGCCATTGCCGGCAAACTGGCGGCAGAGATTTACGGGCTGGATATCATTGCGCCGAACATACAGACGGAAAAGAATAACTATACCCGCTTCCTGGCCATCTCCAAAGTACCGGTGGCCCCCGCGGAAAATGCGAACAAGGCTTCTGTGTATTTTGAAACAGACCACAGCATAGGCAGCCTGGCCAAGGTACTGACCAGTATTGCAGATGCTGGCATCAACCTTTCAAAGCTCCAGTCGTTCCCCATCCCGGCCAAACAATGGAACTATTACTTCCACGCCGACATGGAATTTAACGACCTGGCGCATTTTGAAAAAGCAAAGGAGGTGATCCTGAAAGACGCGCCGGGCATGAAGGTGCTGGGAATTTACCAGAAAGGAGATACGCATTAG
- a CDS encoding pyridoxal phosphate-dependent aminotransferase: MMITVAKRLQGTQEYYFSRKLREIDQLNAEGKAVINLGIGSPDLPPHASVIEALNTQAHRPDTHAYQGYKGIPALRKAIADWYLRFYNVTLQPDTEVLPLIGSKEGIMHICMTYLQEGDEALVPNPGYPTYRSAVELSGARVVDYDLTEAHHWLPDLDALGRSDLSKVKLMWVNYPHMPTGARADTAFFEKLVAFGKQHNILICHDNPYSFILNDQPQSLLAVPGAKDVVLELNSLSKSSNMAGWRVGMLVGKEEYITEVLRFKSNMDSGMFQPVQAAAVKALELGKDWYDALNTIYAGRRKKVMELLDVLGCQYDPQQVGLFVWAKIPAGYADGYAVSDEVLQKAFVFITPGGIFGTNGNGYIRVSLCKDEKVFEEAISRIKKAKQQ, translated from the coding sequence ATGATGATCACCGTAGCGAAAAGATTACAAGGAACGCAGGAATACTACTTTTCACGCAAGCTGAGGGAAATAGACCAGCTGAATGCGGAAGGTAAGGCTGTGATCAACCTGGGCATAGGCAGCCCCGACCTGCCACCGCATGCCAGCGTGATCGAGGCCCTGAACACCCAGGCCCACCGACCGGATACCCACGCCTATCAAGGCTACAAGGGCATCCCCGCTTTGCGCAAGGCTATTGCGGACTGGTACCTGCGCTTCTACAACGTAACGCTGCAACCTGATACAGAAGTGCTGCCGCTGATCGGTTCCAAGGAAGGTATCATGCACATTTGCATGACCTACCTGCAGGAGGGAGATGAGGCGCTGGTGCCCAATCCCGGCTATCCCACTTACCGCTCTGCCGTGGAGCTGAGCGGCGCCAGGGTGGTAGACTATGACCTTACCGAAGCCCATCACTGGCTGCCGGACCTGGATGCCCTGGGTAGGTCAGACCTCAGCAAGGTAAAGCTGATGTGGGTGAACTATCCGCACATGCCCACCGGCGCCAGGGCAGATACTGCTTTCTTTGAGAAGCTGGTAGCCTTTGGCAAACAACATAATATCCTGATCTGCCATGATAATCCCTACAGCTTTATCCTGAACGATCAGCCCCAAAGCCTGCTGGCAGTACCCGGTGCCAAAGACGTGGTACTGGAGCTGAACTCACTCAGCAAATCATCTAACATGGCCGGCTGGCGCGTGGGCATGCTGGTAGGGAAAGAGGAGTACATCACCGAAGTACTGCGCTTCAAAAGCAATATGGACTCCGGGATGTTCCAGCCCGTACAAGCCGCTGCAGTAAAGGCTTTGGAGCTGGGCAAGGATTGGTACGATGCACTGAACACCATCTATGCGGGCCGCCGCAAAAAAGTAATGGAACTGCTGGATGTACTGGGCTGCCAGTACGATCCGCAACAGGTAGGCCTCTTCGTATGGGCAAAGATCCCCGCCGGCTATGCAGATGGCTACGCGGTAAGCGATGAGGTATTACAGAAAGCATTCGTATTCATTACGCCGGGCGGTATTTTTGGTACTAACGGCAACGGCTATATCAGGGTGAGCCTGTGCAAGGACGAAAAGGTGTTTGAAGAAGCCATCAGCCGGATCAAAAAAGCAAAACAACAATGA
- a CDS encoding prephenate dehydrogenase — MTITIIGVGLIGGSLAISLREQKIATTIIGVDNNEANLVRAKELGLIDTSMPLEEAFAQSQLVILAIPVDGVLRLLPQLLDKATKQVIMDVGSTKEKILELVKDHPNRGRYVAAHPMAGTEYSGPDAAIPNLFLHKTMVLCDVKHSDEDAVEIAEDLVDKLQMRLVYMNAEEHDLHTAYVSHISHITSFALALTVLQKEREAGRIFELASGGFESTVRLAKSSPDMWVPIFKHNRNNVLDVLDEHIHQLQSMKALLENEDYDSFYKAIQRANKIKKILK; from the coding sequence ATGACCATTACCATCATCGGCGTAGGCCTCATCGGCGGCTCACTGGCCATCAGCCTGCGCGAACAGAAAATAGCCACCACTATCATTGGCGTGGATAATAACGAAGCCAACCTGGTGCGCGCCAAAGAACTGGGACTGATCGATACCAGCATGCCTTTGGAAGAAGCATTTGCCCAAAGCCAGCTGGTGATCCTGGCCATCCCGGTAGACGGGGTACTGCGACTGCTGCCGCAGTTGCTCGACAAAGCCACTAAACAGGTGATCATGGACGTAGGATCTACCAAGGAAAAAATACTGGAGCTGGTAAAAGACCATCCCAACCGCGGCCGTTACGTAGCCGCCCACCCCATGGCAGGTACAGAATATTCGGGGCCGGATGCCGCCATTCCCAACCTGTTCCTGCACAAGACCATGGTGCTCTGCGATGTAAAACACAGCGATGAAGATGCAGTGGAAATAGCAGAAGACCTGGTGGACAAGTTGCAGATGCGCCTCGTGTACATGAACGCAGAAGAACATGACCTGCACACGGCCTATGTATCGCACATTTCCCACATCACTTCTTTTGCATTGGCGCTGACCGTACTGCAAAAGGAAAGGGAAGCAGGCCGCATCTTTGAACTGGCCAGCGGTGGTTTTGAATCTACCGTGCGCCTGGCCAAAAGCTCGCCGGACATGTGGGTGCCCATCTTTAAGCACAACCGCAACAATGTACTGGACGTACTGGATGAGCACATCCACCAGTTGCAGTCCATGAAGGCGCTGCTGGAAAATGAGGATTACGATTCATTTTACAAAGCGATCCAGCGGGCCAATAAGATCAAGAAAATACTCAAATAA
- a CDS encoding chorismate mutase: MEQILSQTKFADPASDKKPLIISGPCSAETEEQTLATCLALAKTGKVDMLRAGIWKPRTRPGSFEGIGTKGLVWLQKAKELTGLPITVEVATGKQVEDALHFGVDVLWIGARSTVNPFSVQEIADALRGVDTTVLIKNPINPDLELWLGAVERVQRAGITKVGLIHRGFSSYGNTEFRNAPMWHLPIEMKRRLPGMPIICDPSHISGRRDILQDVAQEAIDLDYDGLMIESHVDPDHAWSDAKQQITPERLAELLDGIQWRREHSDKAEFNSALDKLRAQINQIDDEIIQLLGNRMKVAEKIGQYKKENNITILQTNRWNEILDRAVKKGDKVGLTKEFIVKYFDAVHLESINRQNRVMNEQ, encoded by the coding sequence ATGGAACAGATCCTTTCACAGACCAAATTCGCCGATCCCGCTTCGGACAAAAAGCCGCTGATCATTTCAGGGCCCTGCAGTGCAGAAACAGAAGAACAGACGCTGGCTACCTGCCTGGCGCTGGCTAAAACCGGTAAAGTAGACATGCTGCGCGCCGGCATCTGGAAACCCCGTACCCGCCCCGGCTCCTTTGAAGGCATTGGCACTAAAGGCCTGGTGTGGCTGCAGAAAGCAAAAGAGCTTACCGGCCTGCCTATCACTGTGGAAGTGGCTACCGGCAAGCAGGTAGAAGATGCCCTGCACTTTGGCGTGGATGTACTGTGGATCGGTGCGCGCAGCACGGTGAATCCCTTCTCCGTACAGGAAATTGCTGACGCACTGCGCGGCGTGGACACCACGGTACTGATCAAGAACCCGATCAACCCTGACCTGGAACTGTGGCTGGGCGCCGTAGAACGCGTACAGCGCGCAGGCATCACCAAGGTGGGCCTCATTCACCGCGGCTTTTCCAGCTACGGCAATACTGAATTCCGCAACGCACCCATGTGGCACCTGCCCATCGAGATGAAACGCCGCCTGCCGGGCATGCCCATCATCTGCGATCCCAGCCACATCAGCGGTCGCCGTGATATCCTGCAGGACGTGGCCCAGGAAGCCATTGACCTGGATTACGATGGTCTGATGATCGAATCACACGTGGATCCTGATCACGCCTGGAGCGATGCCAAACAGCAGATCACACCTGAGCGCCTGGCAGAACTGCTGGACGGTATCCAGTGGCGCCGCGAGCACAGCGACAAGGCCGAATTCAACTCTGCCCTGGACAAACTGCGCGCACAGATCAACCAGATCGATGACGAGATCATCCAGTTGCTGGGTAACCGTATGAAAGTGGCAGAAAAGATCGGCCAGTACAAGAAGGAAAACAACATCACCATCCTGCAGACCAACCGCTGGAACGAGATACTGGACCGCGCGGTGAAAAAAGGTGACAAAGTGGGCCTTACCAAAGAATTCATCGTGAAATACTTCGACGCGGTGCACCTGGAGTCTATCAACCGCCAGAACCGCGTGATGAACGAACAATAA
- the aroB gene encoding 3-dehydroquinate synthase: MMKTVSHRFSQHTTQYHLGAALADLDKFVNPQRSVLLVDEHVDQHYASQLAGWKKIIVPAGEDNKNMAVVGQLIDQLAALEADRKTTLVGIGGGMCTDVTGFVAAIYMRGVPFGFVPTTLLAQVDASLGGKNGVSQGMHKNLLGTIRQPDFILFDYTLPRTMPPAEWHNGFAEIIKYACIQDEALFHFLETNVDKALQGDVAVLQYLVERSVDTKTRIVLEDEFETGVRRWLNFGHTLGHAVEKLEHIGHGEAVSIGMVAASRLSEMKKGFPAAETERLVRLLQAYQLPVKLTSDKQQVFDIFRLDKKREKDFIHFVLLERIGQATTEPILLTELQQLLEKL, translated from the coding sequence ATGATGAAAACTGTATCGCACCGGTTCTCGCAGCATACCACGCAATATCACCTGGGTGCGGCCCTGGCCGACCTGGACAAATTTGTGAACCCCCAGCGCAGTGTGTTGCTGGTGGATGAGCACGTGGACCAGCATTACGCTTCCCAACTGGCAGGATGGAAAAAGATCATTGTGCCGGCCGGGGAAGACAATAAGAATATGGCTGTAGTGGGCCAGTTGATAGACCAACTGGCCGCACTGGAGGCCGACCGCAAAACCACGCTGGTAGGCATTGGTGGCGGCATGTGCACAGACGTGACCGGCTTCGTGGCTGCCATTTACATGCGCGGCGTACCCTTTGGTTTTGTGCCCACCACGTTGCTGGCACAAGTAGATGCCAGCCTGGGTGGCAAGAATGGGGTGAGCCAGGGCATGCACAAAAATTTGCTGGGTACCATCCGCCAGCCAGACTTCATCCTTTTTGACTATACGCTGCCCCGTACCATGCCGCCGGCGGAATGGCACAACGGTTTTGCAGAGATCATTAAATATGCCTGCATCCAGGATGAAGCACTGTTCCACTTCCTGGAAACCAACGTGGACAAGGCCTTACAGGGAGATGTAGCCGTGCTGCAATACCTGGTGGAGCGTTCTGTAGATACCAAGACCCGCATTGTACTGGAAGACGAATTTGAGACTGGCGTGCGGCGCTGGCTCAACTTTGGGCATACCCTGGGCCATGCGGTGGAGAAGCTGGAACATATTGGACATGGAGAAGCAGTGAGCATTGGCATGGTGGCAGCGTCGCGCCTGTCTGAAATGAAGAAGGGTTTTCCCGCAGCGGAAACCGAAAGACTGGTGCGCCTGCTCCAGGCTTACCAGCTGCCGGTGAAACTCACTTCTGACAAACAGCAGGTGTTCGACATTTTCAGGCTGGACAAAAAGCGCGAAAAGGACTTCATCCATTTCGTACTGCTGGAGCGCATAGGGCAGGCCACCACAGAGCCTATCCTGCTTACGGAGCTTCAGCAGCTGCTGGAAAAACTGTAG
- the aroA gene encoding 3-phosphoshikimate 1-carboxyvinyltransferase: protein MQVTVSPSVIKGTVTANPSKSAMQRAVAAALLSKGKTIIRNPGLSNDCLAALEVAENLGAMVHREADHYEISSKGVEPFYDEINCGESGLGIRMFTPIAALAPLGITINGHGSLTTRPMDFFERVLPQLDVETKTNGGKLPLFIKGPLHPKNIEIDGSLSSQFLTGLLMAYGAVAENVTITVKDLKSKPYIDLTLQLMELFGVKVTNENFEKFHFGARQTYKPTDYSVEGDWSGAAFLLVAAAVAGKAEVNSINIHSAQSDKAILDALESAGAQILPGVYTVHITKAALKGFTFDATDCPDLFPPLVALAANCNGTTKISGVSRLAHKESDRGVVLQEEFGKMGIRIDLDGDVMTVHGGTGLKGAVVDSHNDHRIAMACAVAALTADGDVIIENAEAINKSYPEFFEHLQKLGGNVSEVAVK, encoded by the coding sequence ATGCAAGTAACGGTATCACCCTCCGTGATCAAAGGCACGGTGACAGCAAATCCTTCCAAGAGCGCCATGCAACGCGCTGTGGCAGCGGCTTTGCTGAGCAAGGGTAAAACGATCATCCGCAATCCCGGCCTGAGCAACGACTGCCTGGCCGCGCTGGAAGTAGCAGAGAACCTGGGTGCCATGGTGCACCGTGAGGCTGATCACTATGAGATCTCCAGCAAAGGCGTGGAACCTTTTTACGATGAGATCAACTGTGGAGAGTCCGGCCTCGGCATCCGCATGTTTACACCCATTGCAGCACTGGCACCGCTGGGTATTACCATCAACGGTCATGGCAGCCTTACCACCAGGCCCATGGACTTCTTTGAACGGGTGCTGCCCCAGCTGGATGTGGAAACGAAGACGAATGGCGGTAAGCTGCCTTTATTCATCAAAGGCCCGCTGCACCCTAAAAATATCGAGATCGACGGATCGCTTAGCTCCCAGTTCCTCACCGGACTGCTCATGGCTTATGGTGCCGTAGCAGAGAACGTGACCATCACCGTAAAAGACCTGAAGAGCAAGCCCTATATTGATCTTACGCTGCAGCTCATGGAGTTGTTTGGCGTGAAGGTGACGAATGAGAATTTTGAAAAATTCCACTTTGGCGCCAGGCAAACCTACAAGCCCACGGACTACAGCGTGGAGGGCGACTGGAGCGGGGCTGCGTTCCTGCTGGTTGCCGCTGCGGTAGCGGGTAAGGCGGAAGTGAACAGCATCAATATTCATTCTGCACAATCCGACAAGGCCATCCTGGATGCGCTGGAAAGCGCCGGCGCCCAGATACTGCCCGGTGTGTACACCGTGCACATTACAAAGGCTGCGCTGAAAGGCTTTACCTTTGATGCCACGGACTGCCCGGACCTCTTCCCCCCGCTGGTAGCACTGGCGGCTAACTGTAACGGCACTACGAAGATTTCCGGTGTGAGCCGGCTGGCCCACAAAGAAAGTGACCGTGGTGTGGTGTTGCAGGAAGAATTTGGCAAGATGGGGATCCGTATAGACCTGGATGGAGATGTGATGACCGTGCATGGTGGTACCGGTCTGAAAGGCGCCGTGGTAGACTCCCACAACGATCACCGCATTGCCATGGCGTGCGCGGTGGCGGCCCTTACCGCAGATGGAGATGTGATCATTGAAAACGCGGAAGCGATCAACAAATCGTATCCCGAGTTCTTTGAGCACCTGCAAAAGCTGGGTGGCAACGTAAGCGAAGTAGCTGTTAAATAA
- a CDS encoding chorismate synthase, whose product MNAFGRLFRVNVFGESHGASVGVNIDGVPAGLPLTAEDFLPDLERRKGGSRGTTPRKEDDLPHLKSGVFNDRTTGAPITILFENNNTRSADYEKLREFPRPGHADFVATEKYGGYEDYRGGGHFSGRLTLNLVAAGVIAKKLLGDKINVTARITEVGGIADAEAGLEAAIAAKDSVGGIVECTVDGLPIGLGEPFFDSVESLIAHAVFAIPAVKGIEFGAGFAAAKMKGLEHNDPILDKTGKTATNHAGGVVGGITNGNQLVFRIAVKPTSSTPKEQHTLNVKSGEVETFSVKGRHDLCIALRVPVVLEAVTAMVLADLMLQEQRIPRVWK is encoded by the coding sequence ATGAATGCATTTGGCCGTTTGTTCCGGGTAAACGTTTTTGGAGAATCGCACGGCGCCAGTGTGGGTGTGAACATTGATGGGGTGCCGGCCGGCCTGCCCCTCACCGCAGAAGATTTCCTGCCGGACCTGGAAAGACGCAAGGGTGGCTCCCGTGGCACCACGCCGCGTAAGGAGGATGACCTGCCGCACCTTAAATCCGGCGTGTTTAACGACCGTACCACCGGTGCGCCCATCACCATCCTGTTTGAGAATAATAACACGCGCAGCGCGGACTACGAAAAGCTGCGTGAGTTTCCCCGCCCCGGGCATGCGGATTTTGTGGCCACTGAAAAGTATGGTGGTTATGAAGATTACCGTGGTGGCGGCCATTTCAGCGGGCGCCTTACCCTGAACCTGGTAGCAGCCGGCGTGATTGCCAAAAAACTGCTGGGCGATAAGATCAACGTGACGGCGCGCATCACGGAAGTAGGCGGCATTGCCGATGCCGAAGCAGGACTGGAAGCAGCCATTGCTGCCAAGGATTCTGTAGGTGGCATCGTGGAATGCACGGTGGACGGGCTTCCCATAGGCCTGGGCGAACCTTTCTTTGATTCCGTGGAATCACTGATCGCGCATGCAGTGTTTGCCATCCCGGCAGTGAAAGGCATCGAGTTTGGCGCCGGCTTTGCGGCGGCCAAGATGAAGGGACTGGAACACAATGATCCCATCCTTGATAAGACAGGTAAAACTGCGACCAACCATGCCGGCGGTGTAGTAGGCGGCATTACCAATGGTAACCAACTGGTGTTCCGTATTGCCGTGAAACCCACGTCCAGCACGCCCAAGGAGCAGCACACACTCAACGTTAAAAGCGGTGAAGTGGAAACCTTCAGCGTAAAAGGGCGTCATGACCTGTGCATAGCACTGCGCGTGCCGGTGGTACTGGAAGCCGTAACGGCCATGGTACTGGCAGACCTGATGCTGCAGGAGCAACGCATTCCCCGCGTATGGAAATAA
- a CDS encoding FKBP-type peptidyl-prolyl cis-trans isomerase: MIKRFLLLGALGLMTTAGFAQTKPKPKAAATAKKHATAAPILKTPLDSVSYAIGQDLFNTFKAQGMEHINIAMLSRALQDAQKNATPLLTKTECDMSISNYLQQLKMEKVKKNKEAGEKFLAENKTKPGVVTLPDGLQYQILKEGTGPKPTINDKVKTHYHGTLIDGTVFDSSVERGEPISFPVSGVIKGWTEALQLMPVGSKWKLFIPSDLAYGDRQAGPKIGPGSALVFEVELISIEQ; the protein is encoded by the coding sequence ATGATAAAACGTTTTCTATTGCTGGGCGCCCTGGGACTGATGACCACTGCCGGTTTTGCACAGACCAAGCCCAAGCCCAAAGCAGCCGCAACTGCGAAGAAGCACGCCACTGCTGCCCCTATATTAAAAACACCGCTCGATTCCGTAAGCTATGCGATTGGACAGGATCTGTTCAATACCTTTAAAGCCCAGGGAATGGAGCATATCAATATCGCGATGCTCTCCCGGGCCTTGCAGGATGCACAGAAAAATGCAACACCATTACTCACAAAAACAGAATGTGATATGTCTATAAGCAATTATTTACAGCAGCTGAAAATGGAAAAGGTGAAAAAGAACAAGGAAGCCGGTGAAAAATTCCTTGCTGAAAATAAAACTAAACCCGGTGTAGTAACCCTGCCTGACGGCCTGCAATACCAGATCCTCAAAGAAGGTACCGGTCCTAAACCTACCATCAATGACAAAGTGAAGACCCACTACCACGGCACCCTCATTGACGGTACCGTATTTGACAGCTCCGTGGAAAGAGGGGAGCCCATTTCCTTCCCGGTGAGCGGCGTGATCAAAGGCTGGACAGAAGCCCTGCAGCTGATGCCTGTAGGCTCCAAATGGAAACTCTTCATCCCTTCAGACCTTGCCTATGGCGACCGCCAGGCTGGCCCCAAGATCGGCCCTGGTTCTGCCCTGGTGTTTGAAGTAGAGCTGATCTCCATCGAGCAGTAA